CTGCAGGAGTGGAGGATCACGCCCTCATAACCCTCGGCTTCGATGATGGTACGGGAATAGTCGAGACCAACTGGCTCACCCCCCACAAGACGAGGACCCTAAACGTGGTCGGAACGGGGGGGATAGCGTACATGGATTACATTGAACAAAACCTCAAGCTTTACAACAACGAATGGATAAAGGAGGCCAAGATAGAAAAAAGGGAACCCCTCCGGAATGAGATTGAACACTTCATAGAGTGCGTTGAGAAAGGTACGAGGCCGATAGTCGATGGAGAGGCTGGTCTTCACGCTCTTAAGGTGGCCCTTTTAGCCCAGGAGAGTGCAAAGAGTGGAAGGGTTCTGGGGGTGGAAGAATGAAGCTCATTGGATTAAACCGGGAGGAGGTAAAAAAAGCCTTTCAAAAGGGCAAATTTACAATAGCAGTGTACGGGATGGGTAAAATGGGCCTTCCTTTGGCGGCAGTCTTCGCGGATCACGGTGCCAACGTCATCGGTGTGGACATCAACGAGAGAGTGGTTGAATCCATCAACCGCGGGGAGAACCACGTTAAGGAGGAACCCGGCCTTGACGAGCTGGTAAAGCGGAACGTTAAAGCAGGGAGACTGAAGGCGACCACCGATGGGGTATGGGCGGCAAAACAGGCGGACGTTATGGTCATCCTCGTGCCGACTCTGACGGACGAGAGGGGCAACATGAGGCTCGGCCCAGTTTACGACGTGGCGGAAAAGATAAGCCAAGGCCTCGAAAAGGGGGATATAGTCATAACCGAGGCCACGATGCCCCCGGGAACCACCGAGAGTTTAGTTCCGACCCTCGAAAAATCCGGGCTTAAGCTCGGAGAATTCGGCTTGGCCCACGCTCCCGAGAGGACGATGACGGGCACGGCTATCAGGGACATAACAGGCCAGTACCCGAAGATAGTGGGAGCGAACGATGAGAAAACGCTGGAAGCGGTAATCGGAATCTACGAGACCATTAACAGGAAGGGCGTCATCCCAATGAGTTCAATAAAAGCTGCTGAAGCTGTT
The Thermococcus sp. DNA segment above includes these coding regions:
- a CDS encoding Gfo/Idh/MocA family oxidoreductase, with product AGVEDHALITLGFDDGTGIVETNWLTPHKTRTLNVVGTGGIAYMDYIEQNLKLYNNEWIKEAKIEKREPLRNEIEHFIECVEKGTRPIVDGEAGLHALKVALLAQESAKSGRVLGVEE
- a CDS encoding nucleotide sugar dehydrogenase, which translates into the protein MKLIGLNREEVKKAFQKGKFTIAVYGMGKMGLPLAAVFADHGANVIGVDINERVVESINRGENHVKEEPGLDELVKRNVKAGRLKATTDGVWAAKQADVMVILVPTLTDERGNMRLGPVYDVAEKISQGLEKGDIVITEATMPPGTTESLVPTLEKSGLKLGEFGLAHAPERTMTGTAIRDITGQYPKIVGANDEKTLEAVIGIYETINRKGVIPMSSIKAAEAVKVFEGVYRDVNIALANELAMWCEEHGLDALEVFQAANTQPYCHLHMPGAGVGGHCIPVYPWFVINLAKKTNPRLTKTAREINDSMPHHVVELTVKALNEAGKPVNGSNILVLGLTFRGGVREFMKAAAKPIIEELKEWGARVYAYDPLCTKDDAERFGAEWKEGFEGIDAIVITADHKEFKELDLDEIAEQVRTRIIVDGRNVIEPEKAKKAGFMYKRVGRV